GGATGGTATCGATTGTGGTGGAGCCTACATCAAACTGCTTTCAGACACTGGCAGTCTCAGTCTGGTTGGTATACATGTTGTCATTCTACCTTACTCCATTTATAATGTGTAAAAGTATGTTGTACACAGGCCATTAAATCCAAAGCATCTTACATTGGAGCAAGAACTAAAGTTATCTTTGTTAGTATTGATAGAAACACAATCCAAAACCTTCAGAGCATTCCTCCCTTGTTTTGCATTTTAGGTAGAACTGCGTAAAGATTGTTCAGATCAAGACTAAATAGACTTTGGTTACTCTTTAAAATTAAACTTGTTTCTGGTGCACTGTAGAAGCAATTCCACGACCGGACACCCTATACCATCATGTTTGGACCAGACAAATGTGGCGAAGATTACAAGCTGCACTTCATCTTCCGCCATCAGAATCCTCTGAACAAAGACACAGAAGAGAAGCATGCCAAGAGGGCCGATGTGGACCTCAAGAAGTTCTACACTGACAAGAAGACTCACCTTTACACTTTGGGTACACAGACAATTTGAAAAGAGAacataaatgtttttacatctctctgaaatgtgtctttaatatGTAATAATAGCTTCTGTACCACATTGGAGCTTAATAACTCCAACTTCAGTTTCACATGTACCTGCATatccttttctgtttttataaaatctCCATTTCACATTCATTCAACATTTGTCTCTGTTCTCAGTCCTGAACCCAGACAACAGCTACGAGATGTTCATCGACCAGTCCAGTGTGAGTCGCGGCAGCCTGCTGCATGACGTGGTGCCCCCAGTCAACCCACCCAAAGAGATAGACGACCCGACTGATTCCAAGCCAGAGGACTGGGATGAGAGGGCCAAGATTCCTGACCCTGAGGCTGTCAAGCCTGATGACTGGTGAGTACAACCCCATACTAGAAGACAGTGTAGATTTTGTTGCAGATTTGACATGTTTGAATGTTTGGACCTCAGTGACATAGTTAATTATAACAagcatggctgtgtgtgtgtgtgtgtgtgtgtgtgtgtgtgtgtgtgtgtggcagggaTGAGGATGCTCCAGCAAAGATCGATGACCCTGATGCTTTGAAGCCAGAGGGCTGGCTGGACGACGAACCAGAGTTTGTCCCAGACCCCAACGCTGAGAAACCAGAAGActggtaaacaaacacattcaccACCCAAACAAATCCACAAGCAACATCTAAATCATGTAACAGTGAGGAAGGGATTCAGTCTGATAGCTCTTCTCTGTGAGCAGGGAAGAGGAGATGGATGGAGAGTGGGAAGCCCCGCAGATTCCTAACCCAGCCTGTGAGACGTCCCCCGGCTGTGGGGAGTGGAAACGTCCAAAGATTAACAACCCTCAGTACAAGGGGAAATGGAAAGCCCCTCTGGTGGACAATCCCAACTATCAGGTAACTATGAAACCAGGGACTGTCAAGCTGTTTTGGGTTTATTAGAGTTTATTTTTACTACTTGGGTCAGAGAAATCAAACTCGGGCTATGTTCACATTGTGAGTATTTTCCCCAGATCCAGTCTTTCTGCTTGCTCTAACTGTTCACATTCATGTTTAAACTGacccatatctgacatcagtgtgaacagATCTCTGCCCTGAATCACCTCAGATGTAATCTCTAtttacagactctacattcagtgaatgtagtgtctgtaggcaaaccccagagatcttgcctccggaagaagagcggaagagccctggtttctggtgctaggctgtttgtagtccgcgtgatattgaccaattacgtttgagccagctgcagttgttgccaggttaaacactccgtgcggtgaactaacgaggcggaacataattggtgtcactgcaaactctgaatccatcacaatggttcagcatGTTTACttattatatataaacggaagtcggaaatggaaattcgcctcctcaaaccagaatgccaaaaaatcaggagtctgcccccagaggctgtatcgctgtctgccggaagtcagacgccgaatacagccgatgggttcagAGAATGCCTCAGATGCAACCAATAACATCACACCAGGGTTGTAAATGAACTTAGtgtggattccaaaatctaccaaCCACTCAGTAGACTGAATCACCGTGATGTCTTGCTAACAACAGTAACTTACGAGTAGACACACAGCCATTGATTTAAATAGCAGAGATATGTAAAATCAGCACACtggtttatttctgttgtcattttcagccgtaGCTGTAATGTTAGagatatatagttaaacactGTGGTCCAACATCTTCTTCTCTTAAAATCAATGACAATAGCAGTATGTTTTGAGATTTGTCATAATATTAGGCCCTATGTGTCACTGTAATCGCTGTATATCACAGCAATACTTTCCCTGAACTGGAGAATCAGTATTTTTCTTAAGTACTtgactttaaatttaaaatggtTATGACATGGATTTATTTCATCTCTGGAGTAATATGCAGTTTAGATAACTACtggcaaatgtatttttgcatcagtgtggggcgaggaaaataaatgaaacgaTTTGCAGACTGTAACAGAAGTCATAGACTTTACAACGGTCTGTAAAGTTAGTTTAAGCCATTTTCTCACTCACGCATGCCTGTTAAACAGAACAACAACTGTCACAGACTGTAACAACAGTCTGGAACACTGGTTTAAGCTGTTAAAGTAAACCgaaaatatataaaacagcCTAATAACAACATTAGATGATGCATGCCGTATCATTAGCAGTGGTGCAGAAAGTTTAAGTGACTACTACTAACAGAAACATGTTCCATGTGTTGATAATCTTGATATATCATGATGCTTGGGTGGTGACAATAATAAACAGGATAGTGCTGTCTGATGTCGTTGatctgatttaaaataaaatggattcTTATGTTCACTCTTCTCTGAAAAAATCAGATCTGTGTCATATGagaacaacaaaatcacatttgGGCCACATTTGCTTGTAATGTGACTGTAGCTTTACACACTGATCTATGATCAGTCTATTACTCTGGCTGTTTATTTACTCTTCTTAGCTTTGCTTCTTTAAAACATGACTTGTGAGTTGCATACTGCAGCACTCAACCAAGAGACAGTTTACTCTCTGTGTTATGTATAGCAcaggcggctgtggctcagaggtagagcgggttggccaccaatcgaaagatcagtggttcgatccctggctcctccagtctgcatgtcgacgTATCCTTgaacaagatactgaaccccaaattgctcctgatggctgttccatcagtgcgtgagtgtgttaaaaaacaacaacaactgagtagcaggtggcaccttgtatggtagcctcggccaccagtgtatgaatgtgtgtgtgaatgggtgaatgtgactcgtagtgtaaaaagcgctttgagtggtgggatgactagaaaggcgctatacaaatgcaggtccatttaccatttaccaccTCTAACCTGTCCTGTTGGAGATGCTGTATGTCTGTCCATTGGCTGAAACCCTCTTCATTGATTTCCTCTACTCTCTTTGTCTTCTCCCAAGGGAGTCTGGAAGCCGCGTAAGATTGATAACCCAGAATATTTTGAGGACCTGCAACCATTTAGGATGACACCTTTCAAGGCTGTGGGCTTGGAGTTGTGGTCCATGACCTCAGATATCTACTTCGACAACTTCATCATCACCTCTCACAAGGAGGTGGCCGACCGCTGGGCCTCTGACAGCTGGGGGCTGAAGAAACTGGTAGCCAGCGCTAATGAGGTCAGTCTGATTGTAAAGGCAACAAGAAAATAGAGCAGCACCCTAACAgacatttctattttcattatGTGCATACAGTTTTCTTCAGGGCTGTCAGTTTCTGTGAAGAATAGGCTCACTATTTGCTCTTGCACTCTGGTCTTTTGTCTGTCCTCACCCTTCAATTCCACCAGCCGGGGATTTTTGCTCAGCTGATGATGGCAGCAGAGGAACGGCCGTGGCTCTGGGTGATTTACATACTGACAGTTGGCCTGCCTGTAGGACTGGCTGTGCTCTTCTGCTGGCCAAAGGTACTGTAAACCTAATGAGTGATTTATTCTGATCCCCGATTATGGCAGAAGCACACCAGCAAGTTCTCTAAACCTGACTGTGATCCCATCTCTCATTTGTGCCATAGAAATCAGATGATGACTACGTGTACAAGAAGGTGGATCCTCCTCGGgctgatgaagaggaagaggaggaagaagaagaagaggaggcagcagcagatgaGGAAGACAAAGCAGCCGAGGCTACAGAAGGAACACCAGCTGCAGGTTAGAGGGTCAAACACAGGTCATCACACAGCCCTCTGTTGGTGCTGTATTGATTAAAGTATTGTAACTTTACTGCTACATTGTTCTAGTGTCTCATATCTTTGTCCTCCCTGTCTTCATCTCTACTCTTCCTCTTTCAAAAGTATCAGaagaggctgaggaggaggaggaggaggaggaggaggatgaagccAATGCGGGAGGTGACAATCTAGAgggggatgatgatgaggaagaagaggaaggggaggcggaggaggagggagaagaggagagcaAAGCTCCTGAGAGAACATTAGAAGATGAGGTTGGTGTCATTGTGAATTTCTCTTGCCTGCTCAGCACCATGAGCTCATGGTGTTGATAGGTATCTGAGGATTCATGTGCACTCTTGGAATTGATATCTGAATCCAGACCCTCAAGTTCACCACCTACTTTATCTTCTGTTTTTTATCCAACAGTAGAGATACCCTGATCTCAATTTTCCCACCAATACTGACTGATGACTGTGTAAGAGCCATATCTGCTGACACACAACTGATATTGATCGttgttttgctgtttattttgctgctgcaccTGACCTGgtttgcagttcgaggtgtcctgtcaacagttttatagatgtctcttttataatggtggtctataGGGAAAACACTTTTTGGGCtgcagtggattttttttttttatatataaatactgCGAGTGACCACTGGATAAaattggctgcaaggctgagctgctttCCTGGGGCCCtgagtgtgtatgtttttttacaaactgcacttatgtttacttcctgtcaactCTACAGTAACGTTAACAGTTACCTTTATCCTTAATTTAGGTATTCCACTTTAGACGGTTAGCTTTGTACATATTACATACAGTGTTTACTGTTGGTTATTGTATATAGCGTTTCCTCCAGGGCCAGAGTCGGTACTTGCTCtggtgctaatgttagcccCCGTCACTCCACTCAGCAGCCAGGAAACAACGGTCTTCAGTGTAACCACTCGAGGCATGTTCACACCCACAATCTCTGTCTACTAAAATTACACTAAAAAATGACTACTAACactgacaggctctgattgTTATTCTGAGTGACCAGCATCATGGAGGGGATCccaacagagacagacctttttcttaaagagtaagattattttcattaaccagaaacagctgcAAAATCGCCATTGCCAAACTAACcagatgacatttttcataacaTAATATCTGTTCTGGACTTTCACAGCAATGACAGCAGCTATTACAAGATTCTCCATCTGTCACAGTCGATCTGTTTGTCCCACAAGGGTGAACTGGTTTTAACACACATCGAAGAGTTTATCTCATGCTCATAGTGAGCAGCTAGAACatcatgtttatgtgtttaccaacacaacagcaaaagtcACAGCTCACAACAACTTGTGTGCTTGCCATACACTGTGGTGATGGAAGAAATCTGACATACTATTGAGCTTGTGAGAACTTTCCCGGTGTCTGCAGCCCTTTTAAAGGTCTTAAATATTGTAATTGGGTGGATAGTAGAGTCTTGTCAATTTAGTTTTTTGGCAGTACAGTTTGTGTACAAATTTAAACAGGTTTGATTTAATTGAACCATCTGAACCGgtatttgtcattatgacaagTTCTGGCAAATTCTGATGGCCTCACAGAGCTAAATCCAACTCATTGCATGAGAAGCAATATGACAACGtgattaacataatattatgtttgttATAAATGGACTAACAGAGCCGCGAGTGTCTGACAGGCTGGAGGCTAGCACAGCAAAATGAAGGAGATCAGATTTCAGTAGAGGTGGCAGGGGAAAGGAGAGGCACATGATgagtttgtttgtaaaaaaaagtctgtgtgttttttgggttGAAAAGACATGGCAGGCTTTATCTCTCAATGAAAACATCTGAGATTTGAAGCCAATAAAAGAGGTGTCCTAACTGGCTGCCAGCAACGTGGTGCGCCATTTAGAGTTAAACTTTTTCCAGACACTTTTTGATTTATTGTTGTCGTTGGCATTGCCGCAATAGAGGACAAATGGCTGATTTCTAAAGCTGAAATGAATTATCATCTATACAATGCCTCTTTATTTCAATACAAACCCTAAAaaaggtggcagctggctggagggagatcgcCGGGCGGGAGCTTAACGTTTCTGATAAATGATCATGGCTAATAACAACCTACCTGCTGTTGGCTAGAATGAATgtaatttccagtaaatatcacaaaataaaatgtatgttttctgtttaaaaagtataaatataGGAAGATAGCAGGTACTCGACCATCTTTTAAAGTGGTTACATCTCCAGTCTGAATCTGTAGTGCACAGCTGATAGGAAGTCTTTGTGCTTTGTTCACATGAggtaacagaagtgcatatttaacagaGTCAGTATGGACAGAGGGCTCTGATGTTACCCGATTCAACGTGATAGGATTATGTTTCACTCTGGAGtggctgctgagtcaagtgcaACACCTAGTGGTAAAATTTGGTACACCTGTCTGGTGCGCTCCAGCTCTAAATATCAAAccagtttgaaaatgtttacacCGGCCCAAACCCTAGAGAACAGATCAATACCTAAAGTATCGATACTACAACAGGAAGTCTTATTTGTCAGTAGGATACCAAAAAAGGACAACTGCCACTGTAAATTATGTTGTGCACACAATACACTTGTTAGTACTGCACTGCTAACTTTTCCGCTGTTGTGTTCAGTGATCACCTCATCAGTTTGATTTACGCAATACACATATTAGTtatgtctcattaaaaacagtCTTGTGTTTAAACATGCATATGATGacataattaaacaaaaatagtCACAAAAATGATTTATGAGATAAATGCATCATTAATAGGTTATTtctgaatacattttcattaccattGTGTGATTTTCCAAAAAATTAACACATGGCTTTTCCCTACTTGATAGTAcaaccctgattccaaaaaagtttTGGACACtgtttaaaacataaataaatgcaatgcaatgatttgcaaatcttttttgacctatattcagTTTGATACAGTACAGAGAcatgatatttaatgttcaaactgatttGTACTGATTGTAAAATACATGCTTTTGAATTTAATGGCTGCAACACGTTCCAAAATACTGGAGAAGTTGTTGAATGCTCAAGATCAGCTGCTTGAATCATTTCACAGGTGAACAGGTAAACTGTTAACAAATGACTGGTCATTATTGGGTATGAGAGGGGCATCCTCGAAAGGCTCTGTTATGAACTGTGTCACAGTTTGTGTAAAACTGTGTGATcaaacagttcaacagtttaaaaacaacttttctCAAAGCACAGTTGCAAAGCATTTAGGGATTGCACCATCTACAATCCATAATATCAAAAGACTCAGAGAATCTGGAGAGGGGCAACACTGAAAACCATCAGTGAATGGCCACGACCTTTGGCtgctgagacatcactgcattaaaCACCGACATGTTTGTATAAGGGATATGAAGGAACGCTTTGGAAAACCACCGTCCGTAAACACAGTTCATCGTTGCATCTACAAATAAAAGTTAAGACTCTACCATGGAAAGTGGAAGCcatatataacaataataataataataatgacacattttatttatgcttttcatggtactcaaagacacttcacactgattaaaaacaatcacaacaacatccagaaacactgCTGAGCCAGAGCTCATccgagatggactgacacaaagtggaaaagtgtgctgtggtctgacgagtccacattagtggaaaagtgtgctgtggtctgacgagtccacatttcaaattgtttttggaaatcatggacGTCTTATCCTCCCAAGCTAAAGAGGTAAAGGACCATCCAGACtgttaccagctcaaagttcaaagccagcattCAGGGACGACCCTTCTAATTCCAACAAGACCAGACACGTTCTTCATGTGTTACAACAGCGTGGCTTCATAGTGaaagagtgcaggtactagactggctgcctgcagtccagacctgtctgCTATTGAAAATGTGTGGAACATTATTAAATGCAAATTACAACAACAGAGACCCCGAACTGTTGAGCAACTGATGTCatatatcaagcaagaatgggaaagaatgtcactttcaaaacaaattatcatcctcagttcccaaaacactgagtgttgttaaaagacAAGGTAATGccacacagtggtaaacacgCCTCTGTCCTATCTTTATTGGCacgtgttgcaggcatcaaattcactCTGATTTTGACTTGATAACATTTCCAGATGGTGTTAACTACGTCATTGTGTACATTTTGGTAATGCAGCAAATGCAAAAGTGATGTTTTATGTCTCATCTGTTAAATCTGCTTTTTCCTTCATTCAAATTCTGGCCTGCAGCcgaaggagggaggagacacCGAAGAAAGTTACAAACAAGCTGTAAGAAAGAGGAGGGTACGGAAAGACTGAAGAGGTGAGATCCCCAGCCTACAGTCTCCTTTCTCCCGCAACGCGGAGGAGGTGGAAAGGCCGTCTCTGCTGCTGTTCCCCCCTCTGAGTGGAGCAGCATGTATTTCCTCCAAACCACCTGGTAGCCTGCAGTCACCCCGGCTGCCCCACCCACGTCTCCTCCATCCCTCAGCCACACCCATCAAAAGGACCGCAGTCTCGCAACCCACATCCTGTATCATCCCTCacctcgtctcgtctcgtctctcCGTCCTGTCTGCTCACTGAGTGGATGAATCCCCTGGAGACTCTGTGCAGTTAAATGTTTTCCCTCCTCCATCCTTCTCTTCTCTAAGCTGTCGCTGTCAAAATGCCTGTCAGCCTAAAAAGGCCCACCTCTTCCATGATTGTCCCTGTTCACCCCGTCTCTGCTGTCAGTCTTCTGTCTGTATATATGCCACCACAGATTTCCCAGTGTGTCTCCTCTGTGAGTGAAGGCAGCAGAGGATGCCGTCGACTCCTCTTGTTCATACCATTTTACAGCATATCATAGGGGCAACATCTCAGAAGTTAGACTTTATTCTTGTGTCCtttgttttaaacatgtttCGAGGACACAGTTTGACAAAGTTCCTTCCTTGTTTGAAATTGTTTGAGTTTCAATCACAGGCCAGGAGCAGAGGACTCCAGTCTGCTGGGAAAGGCTGTATGAGATGTTACTGCATCGTCAGGACATTTCAGCTGACAAGTCTCAGCTTAGGTTTAAAAGTTTACCTCTTTAAAAATGGATGTTCTGTTTAGATTTTAGATAGTTTGTAAGGAGCATCAGTtacttttatgtgttttatacTAAGTTATAGCATTCTGCAAACTGAGGATTAGCACAGATGACCCTATTTATTGGTTTTGTTTATGATTTGTTTTATGCTGGAATGAATAAAGATTTAATAATGCAGTGTTTTGAGTGACTTGAGGCAGTTTTCTTAAAATATACCACTGGTGTGCTTATTCTGAGCCTAGGTCTAGTTGAAATGCTTTAATGCTGAATGCCTTGGCCATCAGTTGTCAGTAAGACAGTAAATCTGTGGATTTCTACGGGAAACAGCTGGAaattaaacctgtgaaaacatGTCTCATTCAGTCAGTACACAGCTGTGTTTTCCTAGAATATCTAAACTAGCTGGAGTTCAC
The window above is part of the Epinephelus moara isolate mb chromosome 5, YSFRI_EMoa_1.0, whole genome shotgun sequence genome. Proteins encoded here:
- the clgn gene encoding calmegin isoform X1, with the protein product MKLGWMWCALLLSSLAVAALAAQQKQVEIDVSDNDEDVGLDEEELKVLMAEEEEEEEEASVADEDHSDKTDGTESGKVGKAGTDANVSFQVTYKTPVPTGEVYFAETFDDGSLDSWQLSETVKGDADDDIAKYDGKWAVEQLKENKVPGDKGLVLKSRAKHHAISAMLNKPFVFQDEPLVVQYEVNFQDGIDCGGAYIKLLSDTGSLSLKQFHDRTPYTIMFGPDKCGEDYKLHFIFRHQNPLNKDTEEKHAKRADVDLKKFYTDKKTHLYTLVLNPDNSYEMFIDQSSVSRGSLLHDVVPPVNPPKEIDDPTDSKPEDWDERAKIPDPEAVKPDDWDEDAPAKIDDPDALKPEGWLDDEPEFVPDPNAEKPEDWEEEMDGEWEAPQIPNPACETSPGCGEWKRPKINNPQYKGKWKAPLVDNPNYQGVWKPRKIDNPEYFEDLQPFRMTPFKAVGLELWSMTSDIYFDNFIITSHKEVADRWASDSWGLKKLVASANEPGIFAQLMMAAEERPWLWVIYILTVGLPVGLAVLFCWPKKSDDDYVYKKVDPPRADEEEEEEEEEEEAAADEEDKAAEATEGTPAAVSEEAEEEEEEEEEDEANAGGDNLEGDDDEEEEEGEAEEEGEEESKAPERTLEDEPKEGGDTEESYKQAVRKRRVRKD
- the clgn gene encoding calmegin isoform X2 → MKLGWMWCALLLSSLAVAALAAQQKQVEIDVSDNDEDVGLDEEELKVLMAEEEEEEEEASVADEDHSDKTDGTESGKVGKAGTDANVSFQVTYKTPVPTGEVYFAETFDDGSLDSWQLSETVKGDADDDIAKYDGKWAVEQLKENKVPGDKGLVLKSRAKHHAISAMLNKPFVFQDEPLVVQYEVNFQDGIDCGGAYIKLLSDTGSLSLKQFHDRTPYTIMFGPDKCGEDYKLHFIFRHQNPLNKDTEEKHAKRADVDLKKFYTDKKTHLYTLVLNPDNSYEMFIDQSSVSRGSLLHDVVPPVNPPKEIDDPTDSKPEDWDERAKIPDPEAVKPDDWDEDAPAKIDDPDALKPEGWLDDEPEFVPDPNAEKPEDWEEEMDGEWEAPQIPNPACETSPGCGEWKRPKINNPQYKGKWKAPLVDNPNYQGVWKPRKIDNPEYFEDLQPFRMTPFKAVGLELWSMTSDIYFDNFIITSHKEVADRWASDSWGLKKLVASANEPGIFAQLMMAAEERPWLWVIYILTVGLPVGLAVLFCWPKKSDDDYVYKKVDPPRADEEEEEEEEEEEAAADEEDKAAEATEGTPAAEEAEEEEEEEEEDEANAGGDNLEGDDDEEEEEGEAEEEGEEESKAPERTLEDEPKEGGDTEESYKQAVRKRRVRKD